In Salinigranum marinum, one DNA window encodes the following:
- a CDS encoding glucose-6-phosphate isomerase, translating into MYVDIGNALETTPGVSRDSLERLDDHVAAAHERIEEGRTNAEHGYAALNLPETTDTNAIHRAVEPFEEAEAFLNVGIGGSALGAATISAALDSDVEAYYLDNVDPVHTAAVIDSLPLDRTVVNVVSRSGTTAETLSTFLVVREAMDSAGVDWTDRTLVTTGEEGNLRRLAEKHDLPSLPVPDGVPGRFSALSTVGLAAAAVQGHDLEALLAGGADAAESLSGSLFDSPAYAYGGVSYALAERGALTNAMMPYAESLEYFAEWFAQLWAESLGKDGLGQTPARALGATDQHSQLQLYRAGPRDKMVTLVRPREYADREIPETDLEGLSYLGGSSLGELLDAEFEATEASLAAAGVPNVRIEIDHVDEYALGELLYGMEAACVLYGELAAVSTFTQPAVEWGKRAARGLLGGGEFAEADAVADKTRLEID; encoded by the coding sequence ATGTACGTCGACATCGGGAACGCACTGGAGACGACGCCCGGCGTCTCTCGCGACTCGCTCGAACGGCTCGACGACCACGTGGCGGCGGCACACGAACGCATCGAGGAGGGTCGAACGAACGCCGAACACGGCTACGCGGCGCTGAACCTCCCGGAGACGACCGACACGAACGCGATCCACCGCGCCGTCGAACCGTTCGAGGAGGCCGAGGCGTTCCTCAACGTCGGCATCGGCGGGAGCGCCCTCGGCGCGGCGACCATCTCGGCGGCGCTCGACTCCGACGTGGAGGCGTACTACCTCGACAACGTCGACCCGGTCCACACCGCGGCGGTGATCGACTCGCTCCCGCTCGACCGGACCGTCGTGAACGTCGTCTCGCGGTCGGGCACCACGGCCGAGACGCTCTCGACGTTCCTCGTCGTCCGCGAGGCGATGGATTCAGCGGGGGTGGACTGGACCGACCGGACACTCGTCACGACGGGCGAGGAGGGGAACCTCCGCCGGCTCGCCGAGAAACACGACCTGCCGTCGCTCCCGGTTCCCGACGGGGTCCCGGGGCGCTTCTCGGCGCTGTCGACCGTCGGACTGGCCGCAGCCGCCGTCCAGGGCCACGACCTGGAGGCGCTTCTCGCCGGCGGTGCCGACGCCGCCGAGTCGCTATCGGGGTCGCTGTTCGACTCGCCCGCGTACGCCTACGGTGGCGTCTCCTACGCCCTCGCGGAGCGTGGGGCGCTCACGAACGCGATGATGCCGTACGCCGAATCCCTCGAATACTTCGCCGAGTGGTTCGCCCAGCTGTGGGCCGAATCCCTGGGAAAGGACGGACTGGGACAGACGCCCGCCCGCGCCCTCGGTGCGACCGACCAGCACTCCCAGCTCCAACTGTACCGCGCCGGGCCCCGCGACAAGATGGTGACGCTCGTCCGGCCCCGCGAGTACGCCGACCGGGAAATCCCCGAGACCGATCTGGAGGGGCTGTCGTATCTCGGCGGGTCGTCGCTCGGCGAACTCCTCGACGCGGAGTTCGAAGCGACGGAGGCGTCGCTCGCCGCCGCGGGCGTCCCCAACGTCAGAATCGAGATCGACCACGTCGACGAGTACGCTCTCGGGGAGCTGTTGTACGGAATGGAGGCCGCCTGTGTCCTCTACGGGGAACTCGCCGCGGTGTCGACGTTCACCCAGCCCGCCGTCGAGTGGGGCAAACGCGCCGCCCGGGGACTCCTCGGCGGCGGCGAGTTCGCGGAAGCCGACGCGGTGGCGGACAAGACGCGGCTCGAGATCGACTGA
- a CDS encoding NifU family protein yields MSDEPLKERIETWMVGQMPIIQMHGGESVVREANPETGEVVVELGGTCSHCGISNITAQNIKADLIRDFDDVDDVVVRVPDTGEMTSDTVEGGRGGELQFSTEGSDHF; encoded by the coding sequence ATGAGCGACGAACCGCTGAAAGAGCGCATCGAGACGTGGATGGTCGGGCAGATGCCGATCATCCAGATGCACGGCGGCGAGAGCGTCGTCCGCGAGGCCAACCCCGAGACAGGCGAGGTCGTCGTCGAACTCGGGGGGACGTGCTCACACTGCGGGATCAGCAACATCACGGCCCAGAACATCAAAGCCGACCTCATCCGCGACTTCGACGACGTCGACGACGTCGTCGTTCGGGTGCCCGACACGGGCGAGATGACCTCCGACACCGTCGAGGGCGGGCGCGGCGGCGAACTCCAGTTCTCGACCGAGGGCTCGGACCACTTCTGA
- a CDS encoding ROK family protein, with protein MTYYVGVDLGATNVRAVVADSEGRLIGTAKRGTPRGPTGIAVTEAVLEVARGACDDAGVDPEAVAAAGVGSIGPLDLAEGAVENPANLPDTIDRIPLTGPLSVLLDTDRIYLHNDTAAGVIGERFHSERNPDDVVYITVSTGIGAGVCIDGHVLSGWDGNAGEVGHMTVDPHGFMTCGCGHDGHWEGYCSGKNIPRYAYELYQEDPTVETALPVDDPEFSAVDVFEHAEDDEFADYVIDQLCHWNAMGVANVIHAYAPIVIYIGGAVALRNPDLVVDPIRERVEEMVMVNVPDIQLTSLGDEVVVKGAVASAMTGGTGDRARL; from the coding sequence ATGACGTACTACGTTGGTGTCGACCTGGGGGCGACAAACGTCAGGGCGGTCGTCGCGGATTCGGAGGGGCGACTCATCGGGACCGCAAAGCGTGGCACGCCGCGCGGGCCGACGGGCATCGCCGTCACGGAGGCCGTTCTCGAAGTCGCCCGGGGTGCCTGTGACGACGCCGGCGTCGACCCCGAAGCCGTCGCCGCGGCGGGTGTCGGTTCGATCGGCCCGCTCGACCTCGCCGAAGGGGCCGTCGAGAACCCCGCGAACCTCCCCGATACGATCGACCGCATCCCGCTGACCGGCCCCCTCTCCGTGTTGCTCGACACCGACCGCATCTACCTCCACAACGACACGGCCGCGGGCGTCATCGGCGAACGCTTCCACTCGGAGCGAAACCCCGACGACGTCGTCTACATCACCGTCTCGACCGGCATCGGGGCCGGCGTCTGTATCGACGGACACGTCCTCTCGGGCTGGGACGGCAACGCCGGCGAGGTCGGCCACATGACCGTCGATCCCCACGGGTTCATGACGTGTGGCTGTGGCCACGACGGCCACTGGGAGGGCTACTGCTCGGGGAAGAACATCCCCCGGTACGCGTACGAACTATATCAGGAGGATCCGACGGTCGAGACGGCCCTGCCCGTCGACGACCCCGAGTTCTCCGCCGTCGACGTGTTCGAACACGCCGAGGACGACGAGTTCGCCGACTACGTGATCGACCAACTCTGTCACTGGAACGCGATGGGCGTCGCAAACGTCATCCACGCGTACGCCCCCATCGTCATCTACATCGGCGGGGCCGTCGCGCTCCGCAACCCCGACCTCGTGGTCGACCCGATCCGCGAGCGCGTCGAGGAGATGGTGATGGTCAACGTCCCCGACATCCAGCTCACGTCGCTCGGGGACGAGGTCGTCGTGAAGGGGGCGGTCGCGAGCGCGATGACCGGTGGGACTGGCGACCGTGCCAGACTGTAG
- a CDS encoding universal stress protein has product MTLDTVLVAVGPSDADRYERLGEEAIDICGPADATVVLAHVFTEEQFAETLDRLEIEPNAEEATPGNAARRHTTTRALGKMLDEAGLAYEVRGGVGDHGEEIVSIATDTNADLVIVGGRKRSPAGKAVFGSTAQEVMLDAPCPVTFVRADTK; this is encoded by the coding sequence ATGACCCTCGACACCGTCCTGGTGGCCGTCGGGCCGTCCGACGCCGACCGATACGAGCGACTCGGCGAAGAGGCGATCGACATCTGCGGGCCGGCAGACGCGACCGTCGTCCTCGCACACGTCTTCACCGAAGAGCAGTTCGCGGAGACGCTGGACAGACTGGAGATCGAGCCGAACGCCGAGGAGGCGACACCGGGCAACGCCGCACGCCGGCACACGACGACCCGCGCACTCGGGAAGATGCTCGACGAGGCGGGCCTGGCCTACGAGGTCCGCGGCGGGGTCGGCGACCACGGCGAGGAGATCGTCTCGATCGCCACCGACACCAACGCCGACCTCGTCATCGTCGGCGGTCGCAAGCGATCGCCGGCCGGCAAGGCCGTCTTCGGGAGCACCGCACAGGAAGTGATGCTCGACGCGCCGTGTCCGGTAACGTTCGTCCGCGCGGACACGAAGTGA
- a CDS encoding DUF5611 family protein, with amino-acid sequence MKEYKMRRGQTLEENAPDLKATIEGYFGPVTGTDEWNGNELYVVDEPDNPVFKRIVAGAAKYSGKKDQLAVHFEEHEAAAILEKGLEDHAQDAVSAKNDFLLEVTGRDAKSRRDSMKRAVEDDAPDY; translated from the coding sequence ATGAAGGAGTACAAGATGCGTCGGGGGCAGACGCTCGAGGAGAACGCCCCGGACCTCAAAGCGACGATCGAGGGCTACTTCGGTCCCGTGACGGGCACCGATGAGTGGAACGGCAACGAACTGTACGTCGTCGACGAGCCGGACAACCCGGTGTTCAAGCGGATCGTCGCCGGCGCGGCGAAGTACAGCGGCAAGAAGGACCAACTCGCCGTCCACTTCGAGGAGCACGAGGCGGCGGCCATCTTGGAGAAGGGGCTCGAAGACCACGCACAGGACGCCGTCTCCGCGAAGAACGATTTCCTGCTCGAAGTGACGGGACGCGACGCGAAGTCCCGCCGCGACTCGATGAAACGAGCCGTCGAGGACGACGCACCGGACTACTGA
- a CDS encoding zinc ribbon domain-containing protein gives MGLRCLLGHDFGPSGVVREHEEDGSEMVVTEREIRRCRRCGEEQVLSESTEVRAIRTEADVGMEPDRRDAEAVAPASSTQGATVGDTESAPDTTALREAAEGVAAPGDDTGGSSPDAAEDAESNTTLIDRAEAGFDEPTDPDEEDAVILDDGDEPTARGHGEWPGGDGGSGPGPAEPAPDARPGETGDETTDTGGSPTDDDPTIDTPDEDAARSVAETAAEEDAELIGGGPDDGETEPDDPATGDDSPDAGGAWPEHDGTDEGFAATGATDGGPGIAYGNEITPQSTNGQSQSRTGTDDGYETSYLDNTVEERTGDGTIVSAGTADASEPAPGVETEYYCPNCGHARPPDSSLRSGDICPECQQGYIAERER, from the coding sequence ATGGGACTCAGGTGCCTGCTCGGACACGACTTCGGCCCGTCCGGCGTCGTTCGCGAGCACGAGGAGGATGGGAGCGAGATGGTGGTGACCGAACGCGAGATTCGGCGCTGCCGACGGTGCGGCGAGGAACAGGTGTTGTCGGAGAGTACCGAGGTCAGAGCCATCCGCACGGAGGCCGACGTGGGGATGGAACCGGACCGACGGGACGCCGAGGCGGTCGCGCCCGCGAGCAGCACCCAGGGTGCGACCGTGGGCGACACGGAGTCGGCTCCGGATACGACCGCGTTGCGAGAGGCCGCCGAGGGGGTCGCCGCCCCGGGCGACGACACCGGGGGGTCGTCGCCCGACGCGGCCGAGGACGCCGAATCGAATACGACGCTCATCGATCGAGCCGAAGCGGGCTTCGACGAGCCGACGGACCCCGACGAGGAGGACGCGGTCATCCTCGACGACGGGGACGAGCCGACAGCGCGCGGCCACGGCGAGTGGCCCGGCGGCGACGGTGGCTCCGGCCCCGGCCCGGCCGAGCCGGCCCCGGACGCCCGCCCCGGTGAGACGGGCGACGAAACCACCGACACCGGTGGCTCGCCGACCGACGACGACCCGACGATCGACACGCCCGACGAGGACGCGGCGCGGTCCGTCGCCGAGACCGCGGCCGAGGAGGATGCCGAACTCATCGGCGGTGGTCCCGACGACGGCGAGACGGAGCCCGACGACCCCGCGACCGGCGACGACAGCCCGGACGCCGGGGGGGCGTGGCCCGAACACGACGGCACCGACGAGGGCTTCGCGGCGACGGGTGCCACGGATGGCGGGCCGGGGATCGCGTACGGAAACGAGATCACGCCCCAGTCGACGAACGGCCAGAGCCAGTCTCGGACCGGCACCGACGACGGCTACGAGACGTCCTACCTCGACAACACCGTCGAGGAGCGCACCGGCGACGGGACGATCGTCAGCGCGGGGACCGCCGACGCGTCGGAGCCGGCCCCGGGCGTCGAGACGGAGTACTACTGTCCGAACTGCGGCCACGCCCGGCCGCCCGACTCGTCGCTCCGCTCCGGCGACATCTGTCCGGAGTGCCAGCAGGGCTACATCGCAGAGCGGGAGCGCTGA
- a CDS encoding DUF6432 family protein, with translation MRARREFRKRKDIDVAVLDALVDRASEGMTVYELRAAVDADIDTIGEALDRLKADDLITAEGDDDRVRIMPADRVVPDPGETPDDDRGFLGKIRERLGF, from the coding sequence ATGAGAGCGCGTCGGGAGTTCCGGAAGCGAAAGGACATCGACGTCGCCGTCCTCGACGCCCTCGTGGACCGAGCCTCGGAGGGGATGACCGTCTACGAGCTCCGGGCCGCCGTCGACGCCGACATCGACACCATCGGCGAGGCGCTCGACCGGCTGAAGGCGGACGATCTCATCACCGCAGAGGGCGACGACGACCGCGTCCGCATCATGCCGGCCGACCGCGTCGTTCCCGACCCCGGCGAGACGCCGGACGACGACCGCGGTTTCCTCGGCAAGATCCGCGAGCGACTCGGCTTTTGA
- a CDS encoding aminomethyltransferase family protein — translation MTLVGDLHETHGATFTERGGVNVVDHYGRPERTHRAVRNGVGVIEMGYGVTVVEGDDRVDFVDNAVSNRVPDSDGKGCYALLLDPQGRIETELFVYNAGERLLLFTPPSRLEPLLNDWREKVFIQDVELRDASAEFGVFGVHGPKSTEKVASVLNHASAPEPHLRFVRGSMADVGVTVVAADAPTGEEGYEIVCPADEAEEVFDTLLVRGLNAVPVGYRTWETLTTEAGTPLFDTELRGRIPNVVGARSGLDFEKGCYVGQEIVSKVENRGEPSQRLVGLLPDELPEGDAAVFAGDAAVGEVTRAVESPSLDRPIALAFVDFDLPARVDDGVTLSVRVDGEEVAAGLATLPFVEGSDLSGRLPRYPEGEAAE, via the coding sequence ATGACGCTCGTAGGCGACCTCCACGAGACACATGGCGCGACGTTCACCGAGCGTGGTGGGGTCAACGTCGTCGACCACTACGGTCGGCCGGAACGCACCCACCGCGCCGTCAGAAACGGCGTCGGCGTCATCGAGATGGGGTACGGCGTGACCGTCGTCGAGGGGGACGACCGCGTCGACTTCGTCGACAACGCCGTATCGAACCGCGTCCCCGATTCCGATGGGAAGGGCTGTTACGCGCTGTTGCTCGACCCGCAGGGGCGGATCGAGACCGAACTGTTCGTCTACAACGCGGGCGAGCGCCTCCTGCTTTTCACCCCGCCGTCGCGGCTCGAACCGTTGCTAAACGACTGGCGCGAGAAGGTGTTCATCCAGGACGTCGAACTCCGCGACGCCTCCGCCGAGTTCGGCGTCTTCGGCGTCCACGGCCCGAAGTCGACCGAGAAGGTCGCGTCCGTACTCAACCACGCGAGCGCGCCCGAACCGCACCTTCGTTTCGTCCGTGGGTCGATGGCCGACGTCGGCGTCACGGTCGTCGCCGCGGACGCCCCCACGGGCGAAGAGGGGTACGAGATCGTCTGCCCCGCCGACGAGGCCGAGGAGGTGTTCGACACGCTCCTCGTTCGCGGACTGAACGCCGTCCCCGTCGGCTACCGGACGTGGGAGACGCTCACGACCGAGGCGGGGACGCCGCTGTTCGACACCGAACTCCGGGGCCGGATCCCGAACGTCGTCGGCGCGCGGTCGGGACTGGACTTCGAGAAAGGCTGTTACGTCGGCCAGGAGATCGTCTCGAAGGTCGAAAACCGGGGGGAGCCGAGCCAGCGGCTCGTCGGCCTCCTCCCGGACGAACTGCCCGAGGGCGACGCGGCGGTGTTCGCGGGCGACGCGGCGGTGGGCGAGGTGACCCGCGCCGTCGAGAGCCCCTCGCTCGACCGCCCGATCGCGCTCGCGTTCGTCGACTTCGACCTCCCCGCCCGCGTCGACGACGGCGTAACCCTCTCGGTCCGGGTCGACGGCGAGGAGGTCGCCGCCGGGCTCGCCACGCTGCCGTTCGTCGAGGGGAGCGACCTGTCGGGTCGACTGCCGCGGTATCCCGAAGGCGAGGCCGCGGAGTGA
- a CDS encoding geranylgeranyl reductase family protein codes for MYDFVVVGVGPAGARFARRAAAAGYDVLALEKGEVGTPLACSGHVSTDVWEYVPERAKDELFQNRIYGANFHVGGPDTGAHRFYKREEISNVIDRVELDRTLADLAREAGADVRERHTVTGLDERGDRVVVTVKADGETWAVETKMVAGCDGPVSRVRRSLDLPEPAETLHGVLAFSDEVDHGDYVDVHLTVPRFFAWRIPRGEAGVEYGLAAPPGASVNEMFDVLTHAYDVDTDHFCSGGIPIGPPERVTTDRAFLIGDAAAQTKPFTGGGILYGMSAADHAMRTIDPDAPETLDAYESAWRADLSREISLGHWVRRCYSLPEPVQKLGLRALSGEIGVHMDRPSTLFSREGLRKLVSR; via the coding sequence ATGTACGACTTCGTCGTGGTGGGAGTCGGTCCCGCCGGTGCCCGGTTCGCCCGTCGGGCCGCCGCGGCCGGCTACGACGTCCTCGCACTGGAGAAAGGGGAGGTGGGGACGCCGCTCGCGTGTTCGGGGCACGTCTCGACGGACGTCTGGGAGTACGTCCCCGAGCGAGCGAAGGACGAACTGTTCCAGAACCGGATCTACGGCGCGAACTTCCACGTCGGCGGCCCCGACACGGGAGCGCACCGCTTTTACAAGCGTGAGGAGATCTCGAACGTCATCGACCGCGTCGAACTCGACCGGACGCTCGCGGATCTCGCACGGGAGGCGGGCGCGGACGTCCGCGAACGCCACACGGTCACGGGCCTCGACGAACGGGGCGATCGGGTCGTCGTGACGGTTAAGGCCGACGGGGAGACCTGGGCGGTCGAGACGAAGATGGTCGCCGGCTGTGACGGGCCCGTCTCGCGGGTGCGGCGCTCGCTTGACCTGCCCGAACCCGCCGAGACACTCCACGGCGTGCTCGCCTTCTCCGACGAGGTCGACCACGGCGACTACGTCGACGTCCACCTCACGGTGCCGCGCTTTTTCGCGTGGCGCATCCCGCGGGGAGAGGCGGGCGTCGAGTACGGCCTCGCCGCGCCGCCGGGCGCGTCGGTGAACGAGATGTTCGACGTCCTGACTCACGCGTACGACGTCGACACCGACCACTTCTGTTCCGGAGGGATCCCCATCGGCCCGCCCGAACGCGTGACGACCGACCGGGCGTTCCTGATCGGGGACGCCGCCGCCCAGACCAAGCCGTTCACCGGCGGCGGCATCCTCTACGGGATGTCGGCCGCGGACCACGCGATGCGGACGATCGACCCCGACGCGCCCGAGACGCTCGACGCGTACGAGTCGGCGTGGCGCGCCGACCTCTCGCGGGAGATCAGTCTCGGCCACTGGGTCCGGCGGTGTTACTCGTTGCCCGAACCGGTCCAGAAGCTGGGATTACGGGCGCTCTCGGGCGAGATCGGCGTCCACATGGACCGCCCCTCGACGCTCTTTTCCAGGGAAGGGTTGCGGAAGCTCGTGAGCCGCTGA